The Clostridiales bacterium FE2011 sequence CGGCCGATCTCCGTGTATGACTCTGAACCCGGAAGCCTGACCATCCTGTATAAGGTGGTGGGCAAGGGGACGGAGCAGATGGCCGCGATGAAGCCCGGGGAAACGCTGGACGTGCTCATCGGCCTGGGAAACGGCTATGACCTGTCCAAATCCGGAGAGACGCCGGTTCTCCTGGGCGGCGGTGTCGGCGTTCCGCCCCTGTACCTGCTGGCGAAAAAGCTGATTGCGGAAGGGAAAAAGCCGCAGGCTGTGCTGGGATTCAACACGGCGGCGGAGGTTTTCGGCGAAGCGGAATTCAAAGCGCTGGGCTGCGGGGTGACCGTGACCACGGCCGACGGCAGCTACGGCGTCAAGGGTTTTGTGACCGATGCCCTGCCGGCGGAATACAGCTACTTCTACACCTGCGGACCGGAACCCATGCTCCGGGCGGTATACCGGGCGACCAAAACTTCCGGCCAGCTCTCCTTTGAGGAGCGGATGGGCTGCGGCTTCGGCGCCTGCATGGGCTGCAGCTGCAAAACTATTACCGGATACAAGCGGATCTGCCGGGAAGGTCCGGTGCTGGAGAAGGAGGAGATCATTTGGGACGCTTAAGTGTTAACTTATGTGGCTTGGAACTGGACAACCCGGTGATCCCCGCCAGCGGAACCTTCGGTTTCGGATATGAGTTTGCCCAATGGTACGATATCAACTGCCTGGGAACTTTTTCCTTCAAGGGAACGACAAAGGATCCCCGCTTCGGGAATCCGACGCCCCGCATCGCGGAGTGCCCGGCAGGCATGATCAATGCCGTGGGCCTGCAGAATCCCGGGGTGGATAAGGTAATCGCGGAGGAACTGCCGAAACTGAAGGAAGTTTTCCATAAAAAAGTGATGGCGAACGTCAGCGGCTTCAGCGTGGAGGATTACGCCTATACCTGTGAACGCCTGGACGCGGAGGAACAGGTTGGCTGGCTGGAAGTGAATATCTCCTGCCCGAATGTGCACGGCGGCGGCATGTCCTTCGGCACGGATCCGAAGGCGGCGGCGGAAGTCACCGCGGCAGTGAAGAAGGTCACGACGAAGCCGGTAATCATGAAGCTGAGTCCGAATGTGACGGATATCACGGCCATCGCGAAGGCCTGCGAGGACGCGGGCGCGGACGGCGTGTCCCTGATCAATACCCTGCAGGGCATGCGCATCAACCTGCGGACCCGGAAACCGGTGATCAAAAACGTGATGGGCGGCGTCAGCGGCCCGGCGGTGTTCCCGGTGGCCCTCCGGATGGTCTGGCAGGTATGCCGGGCTGTGAAGATTCCGGTGATCGGCATGGGCGGCGTCAGCACCGCGGAGGATGTGCTGGAGATGATGATGGCCGGCGCCACGGCCGTGGAGGTCGGCGCGGCAAACCTGACAGATCCTTGCGCCTGCAGAAAGATTATTGAGGATCTGCCTGCTGCGATGGATAAATATGGAATCAAATCCCTGCAGGAATTGAAAGGAGAGATTTGAACATGGGAAAAGACGTGATTGTTGCCTGTGACTTTCCGAATGCCGAGCAGACGCTGGCTTTCCTGGATAAATTCCAGGGGCGCAAGCCGTTTGTGAAGATCGGTATGGAGCTGTTCTACGGCGCCGGCCCGGACATTGTCCGGCAGATCAAGGCCCGGGGACACAAGATCTTCCTGGATCTGAAACTGCACGATATTCCGAATACAGTGAAAAAAGCCATGATGGTTCTGCGGGATCTGGATGTGGATATCTGCAACCTGCACGCAGCGGGTACCATCCGCATGATGGAAGCTGCCCTGGAAGGCCTGACCCGGCCGGACGGCAGCCGGCCGCTGCTGATTGCGGTGACTCAGCTGACCAGCACGGATCAGGAGGCGCTGGAAAAGGATCTGCTGATTGAGCGTCCGATCGATGAAGTGGTGATGCACTACGCCCTGAATGCCCGGAAAGCCGGCCTGGACGGCGTGGTATGTTCTCCCCTGGAAGCGGGGAAAGTGCACGATGTATGCGGAGCAGATTTCCTGACGGTGACCCCGGGCGTCCGGTTTGCGGACGGGGATGTGGGCGACCAGAAGCGGGTTATGACCCCGGCGGAAGCAAAGAAAGTCGGCAGCGACTACATTGTGGTCGGCCGTCCGATCACCGCGGCGGAGGATCCGGTGGCAGCCTATGAACGCTGCGTCAGTGAATTTATTGGATAAAACACAATTCAGAATTAAGAATTCAGAATTCAGAATTAATACTGAAGCCGCAAAATCCATATCAATGAATAATGAATTGTGAATTATGAATTGAAAGTGAGTGAAACGTACTTATGAAAAGGGAAGAACTGAACCAGCTGATTGCAAAGGACCTGCTGAAGATCAAGGCAGTCTTTTTCCGGCCGGAGGAGCCCTTTACCTGGGCCAGCGGCATCAAGAGCCCTGTTTACTGTGACAACCGGCTGACCCTGACGGCGCCGGAAGTCCGCATGGATGTGGAAAAGGGCCTGGCCCAGCTGATCGGAGAGGAATATCCGGGCGTGGAAGTGCTGATGGGCACCTCCACCGCGGGCATTGCCCACGCGGCGATCACGGCCCACATCATGGGACTGCCCATGGGCTATGTACGCTCCGGCGCGAAGGATCATGGCCGCCAGAACCAGATTGAAGGAAAACTGGAACCCGGCCAGAAGGTTGTGGTTGTGGAAGACCTGATCTCCACCGGCGGCAGCGTGCTGGAAGTGGTGGACGTGCTGCGGCAGGCCGGCGCGGAAGTGCTGGGCATCGTGAGCATCTTTACCTACGGTATGCAGAAGGGCATTGACCGGCTGGCAGCCGCGAACGTGAAGAACGTTTCCCTGACGAACTTTGATATCATCGCGGAAGAAGCCGCCAAGGAAGGATATATCCGTCCCGAGGATGTTTCCCGTCTGATCCGGTTCCGTAATAATCCGTCTGACGAGAGCTGGGCGACACTTTAATTACTACAATAAGCGATCTGTCCACCGGACGGTCGCTTCATTAATAAACGCGGAGGATAAGATGAAACGAAGCATTATTGACGTTCCGGATCTGAGTCCGGAAGAGCTGGACCGGCTGATGGACACGGCGGAAGACATCATCGCCCATCCGGACGATTATGCAGACGCCTGCCGCAGGAAAAAACTGGCCACCCTCTTCTTTGAACCCAGCACCCGGACCCGCCTGAGTTTTGAGGCGGCCATGTACGAGCTGGGCGGAAACGTGCTCAGCGTGACCGGCGCGGGCACGAGCTCTGCTGCCAAGGGTGAAAGCGTGGCGGACACGGCAAAAACCGTTTCCTGCTACGCGGATATCATCGCCATGCGCCATCCGAAGGAAGGCGCGGCGCTGGTGGCAGCGCGAAACGCCTCTGTGCCGGTGATCAACGCCGGAGACGGCGGCCACTGCCATCCGACCCAGACGCTGGCGGACCTGTTGACGATCCGCAGAGAAAAGGGACGGCTCGGCAACCTGACCGTGGGCCTGTGCGGCGACCTGAAGTTCGGCCGTACGGTACACTCCCTGATCAACGCCATGTCCCGCTACGAGGGATTGAACTTTGTGCTGATCAGCCCTGAGGAACTGAAGGTTCCCAGCTATGTGAAGAACGATGCCCTGAAGAAAAAGAACATCCCGTACGTCCAGACCACGGATCTGGAAGAGGTGATCGGCGATCTGGACATCCTGTACATGACCCGGGTGCAGCGGGAACGCTTCTTCAACGAGGAAGATTACCTGCGCCTGCGGGACAGCTACATCCTGACGCCTGAAAAGATGAAGAAAGCCCGGGCGGACCTGTGCGTCATGCATCCCCTGCCCAGGGTGAACGAGATCAGCGTGGCAGTGGACGATGATCCCCGGGCCTGCTACTTCAAGCAGGTGCTGAACGGAAAGTACATGCGCATGGCACTGATCCTGATGCTGCTTAAGGAGGCGGGTACTTTATGAACGTAGATTCCATCCACGACGGGATCGTCATTGACCATATTGCCGCCGGCTGCGGCATGAAGCTGTATCGCCTGCTGGGACTGGAAAGCCTGGAAGCCCCGGTGGCCATGATCACAAACGTAGTTTCCCGCAAGCTGGGCCGTAAGGATATCATCAAGGTGGACGCGGCGATTGATGTGGACCTGGATATTATCGGCTATGTGGATCCGGGTGCCACGGTTAATATCATCCGGAACGGAGAACTGATCGAGAAGAAACGCATCGAGATGCCGGAGAAGTTGGTGAACGTTCTCTTCTGCAAAAATCCCCGGTGCATTTCCTCCTGTGAACAGGAACTGGATCAGGTTTTCCACCTGACAGACAGGGAGAAAAAGGAATACCGGTGCGTTTACTGCGAAACGAAAGCATCCAACCTCTGAGAGGCGGATGGGGCTAAATAGCAAAAACTGCACCAGAATGCACAAAAACCGAAGAAACCCGAACGTTTATTTCCGAACGTTCGGGTTTTTATTTAAAAATATATGAATTTCCTTTGTTTTTAATTGACAATGTTCGTGTTTTGAAGTATATTGAGAACGGTTTCAATGGAGGAATCAGGAGGATCTTAACGTGAGAAAAGTAGGTATCATCATGGGTAGTGACAGCGACCTGCCCGTGATTAAAAAAGCAACAGATCAGCTCAAAAGCCTGGGCATTCCCTTCGAGGTGCACGTTTATTCGGCACACCGTACACCGGAGGAGGCCCGGGCTTTTGCTATCAATGCGCGGAAGAACGGCTTTGGCGCGTTGATTGCGGCGGCGGGGATGGCGGCCCATCTGGCCGGTGCCGTTGCCGCTAACACCACCCTGCCGGTGATCGGGATTCCCTGCCAGGGGCCCTGCCTGGAGGGGCTGGACGCACTGCTTTCCACGGTTCAGATGCCCACCGGCATCCCGGTGGCCACCGTGGCGGTGAACGGCGGAGCCAATGCAGCGCTTCTGGCTGCACAGATCCTGGCGGTGGAAGACGCGGACCTTGCGGCGAAGCTGGACGCAAAGCGGAAGGCTGACGCGGAAGCGGTCCTGGCGAAAGACGCCGGGATAGCCGAACGGCTTTAATTCAGAATTCAGAATTAAGAATTCAGAATTATGATTACTTAAAAACGTAATCAGGAACATCTTTCACAGGACAGAAACGGAAAAGTGGTCCGAATTATGAATTGTGAATTATGAATTATGAATTGATATAAAACCGGAGGTTTGAACTATGGGTGGATTTTTCGGAATAACGTCCAAGAAGGACTGTATGCTGGATGTGTTTTTCGGTGTGGACTATCACAGCCATCTGGGCACCCGCCGTGCCGGTATGGCCGCATGGGATGAGGAGATCGGTCTGCAGCGGAAAATTCACAACATCTGCAATGCTCCTTTCCGGACGAAGTTTGAACATATTTTTGAGGAGATGCGCGGCACTTCCGCGATCGGC is a genomic window containing:
- a CDS encoding dihydroorotate dehydrogenase, translated to MGRLSVNLCGLELDNPVIPASGTFGFGYEFAQWYDINCLGTFSFKGTTKDPRFGNPTPRIAECPAGMINAVGLQNPGVDKVIAEELPKLKEVFHKKVMANVSGFSVEDYAYTCERLDAEEQVGWLEVNISCPNVHGGGMSFGTDPKAAAEVTAAVKKVTTKPVIMKLSPNVTDITAIAKACEDAGADGVSLINTLQGMRINLRTRKPVIKNVMGGVSGPAVFPVALRMVWQVCRAVKIPVIGMGGVSTAEDVLEMMMAGATAVEVGAANLTDPCACRKIIEDLPAAMDKYGIKSLQELKGEI
- a CDS encoding dihydroorotate dehydrogenase electron transfer subunit, translating into MKQEILTITENVPVTSCVYRMRLEGAELEAQNPGGFVNIRLDGLFLRRPISVYDSEPGSLTILYKVVGKGTEQMAAMKPGETLDVLIGLGNGYDLSKSGETPVLLGGGVGVPPLYLLAKKLIAEGKKPQAVLGFNTAAEVFGEAEFKALGCGVTVTTADGSYGVKGFVTDALPAEYSYFYTCGPEPMLRAVYRATKTSGQLSFEERMGCGFGACMGCSCKTITGYKRICREGPVLEKEEIIWDA
- the pyrB gene encoding aspartate carbamoyltransferase; the encoded protein is MKRSIIDVPDLSPEELDRLMDTAEDIIAHPDDYADACRRKKLATLFFEPSTRTRLSFEAAMYELGGNVLSVTGAGTSSAAKGESVADTAKTVSCYADIIAMRHPKEGAALVAARNASVPVINAGDGGHCHPTQTLADLLTIRREKGRLGNLTVGLCGDLKFGRTVHSLINAMSRYEGLNFVLISPEELKVPSYVKNDALKKKNIPYVQTTDLEEVIGDLDILYMTRVQRERFFNEEDYLRLRDSYILTPEKMKKARADLCVMHPLPRVNEISVAVDDDPRACYFKQVLNGKYMRMALILMLLKEAGTL
- a CDS encoding aspartate carbamoyltransferase regulatory subunit; the encoded protein is MNVDSIHDGIVIDHIAAGCGMKLYRLLGLESLEAPVAMITNVVSRKLGRKDIIKVDAAIDVDLDIIGYVDPGATVNIIRNGELIEKKRIEMPEKLVNVLFCKNPRCISSCEQELDQVFHLTDREKKEYRCVYCETKASNL
- a CDS encoding orotate phosphoribosyltransferase — protein: MKREELNQLIAKDLLKIKAVFFRPEEPFTWASGIKSPVYCDNRLTLTAPEVRMDVEKGLAQLIGEEYPGVEVLMGTSTAGIAHAAITAHIMGLPMGYVRSGAKDHGRQNQIEGKLEPGQKVVVVEDLISTGGSVLEVVDVLRQAGAEVLGIVSIFTYGMQKGIDRLAAANVKNVSLTNFDIIAEEAAKEGYIRPEDVSRLIRFRNNPSDESWATL
- the purE gene encoding 5-(carboxyamino)imidazole ribonucleotide mutase, which translates into the protein MGSDSDLPVIKKATDQLKSLGIPFEVHVYSAHRTPEEARAFAINARKNGFGALIAAAGMAAHLAGAVAANTTLPVIGIPCQGPCLEGLDALLSTVQMPTGIPVATVAVNGGANAALLAAQILAVEDADLAAKLDAKRKADAEAVLAKDAGIAERL
- the pyrF gene encoding orotidine-5'-phosphate decarboxylase, giving the protein MGKDVIVACDFPNAEQTLAFLDKFQGRKPFVKIGMELFYGAGPDIVRQIKARGHKIFLDLKLHDIPNTVKKAMMVLRDLDVDICNLHAAGTIRMMEAALEGLTRPDGSRPLLIAVTQLTSTDQEALEKDLLIERPIDEVVMHYALNARKAGLDGVVCSPLEAGKVHDVCGADFLTVTPGVRFADGDVGDQKRVMTPAEAKKVGSDYIVVGRPITAAEDPVAAYERCVSEFIG